The Rhodococcus rhodochrous DNA window CCCGAGGCCCGAGGGATGGCACCCCGAGGCGCCGTTCCACTTCGTCGACGGCATCGAGGCGGCCGTGGCCACGGCGCAGGAACTCGCGGGCGACCGCACCGTCGAAGTCGCCGCCGGCGACGTCGGAGGCCAAGTGCTCGCCGCGGGCCTGGTCGACGAGGTGCGCATGGAGGTCGTGCCCGTCGTATTCGGAACCGGGAAGCGCTACTTCGGATCGGTCCACGCGCAGCACCTGCTGGACGATCCCGACGTGGTGATCCAGGGCGACAGAGTTCTCCACCTGCGCTATCCGGTGCGCCGACGGTAGCGCGTGTGGCCACTGCCCGGTCGACGACCGAACAGTGGCCACACGGCACAGCGCTTCACGACCCGAAGGAGACGGGATCAGGCCTGGACCTCGACGGGGACCGCCGAACGAGACGGCTCGAACGTCAGACCCTCGAACTCCCGGGCCTCCCACCAGCCCTCGATCATGTTCCAGAAATCGATTTCGCTCGAGTTGTAGACCTCGTTGAACACGGCCTTCGACACGTCGCCC harbors:
- a CDS encoding dihydrofolate reductase family protein → MGKVVMYASVSVDGFIADENDQPGPLFDWLTSGDVPLDDSGFVKVSRTSYDYIRPYWDEIGVTIAGRHVFDMTDGWDGELPAGVDHVVVVSRRPRPEGWHPEAPFHFVDGIEAAVATAQELAGDRTVEVAAGDVGGQVLAAGLVDEVRMEVVPVVFGTGKRYFGSVHAQHLLDDPDVVIQGDRVLHLRYPVRRR